GGGCAGTTTCATTTCGGCATACAAGATTAGTTTTCCCTGCTTTTTATCAGCGTAAACCACACGCCAGAAGTCCAGCACATCTCCCACATGGATATTTTGTCGGTTTGTTCTGCCTCGTCTAGCTCCCACTCCGCCAAAAATCTTATCTATAAAACCACGCAGAATCCAAAGCCAATCTGCATAATACCATCCGGTTTCTCCACCTATAGACCAAATTTTTGCAATAACAGCATCGCGGTCTGTGATTTCTCTTTTTCTTCTGTCAATAAAACAATCTTTTTTAGGCACTTTTAAATAGTATCCAACACTTCCTTTAAATTGTCCGCTTATCTGTGAATCCTTCCAGCTAGAAGCCACAGCATCTTCATCAATTTTAATCAATGCTTTCTGCAGCGCTTGGTTATAAGTAATAGGCTTTACGTCTAATAGAGTATTAATTCTAGTATCACTGCAGATTACTTCGACTTTCATACTGCTCACTAAGGCCGAAGCTAGTTTGAATGAAGTTGAAGTTATGAAGTACAACCAGTAAGACGATAATTTGGGTGTCATGACCGGCAGGGTAAAAATATATCTTTTGAGTTTTTTGACTTCTGCAAACTGCAATAACATCTGCTTATAGGTAAGAATGTCAGGACCGCCAATATCAAAGCTTTCATCGTACGTTTTAGAATTCAGCAGTGATTTCATTAAAAATTCCAAAATATCAGCAATAGCAATGGGCTGGCATTTGGTGTTAAGCCATTTTGGAGTAATCATTACAGGCAGTTTGTAAACCAAATCACGTATAATTTCAAAAGAAGCACTTCCAGATCCTACGATAATTCCCGCTCTAAGTGTTGTAGCTGGAGTGGTTCCTGATTTTAAAATTTCCTCTACCGCTTTTCGGGATGACAAATGTTTTGACAATGATTTATCATTGACAATGCCGCTTAGATAAATAATCTGTCTAGCATTGGTCCTATTTATTTTTTCTTTAAAATTATTAGCGGCAATACTCTCCAGCTCATCATAATTTACAGCTCCAGACATGGAATGAATGAGATAATAAGCGGCATCAATATCGTCGGGAATTTTATCTACACTCTTCTGATCTAAAAAGTCAACTTCAATGATTTGTATATTTGTTGAAGGCGTTTCAGGATAATAAAAACGGCTTTTATCCCGTACACAGCAAATTACCTCATACCCTTTTTCAAGCAGTAAAGGCAGCAGTCTTTTGCCTATATATCCCGTTGCTCCTGTTAGTAGAATTTTCATGTCATAAACCCATTAAATTTTAAAACTGACTAAACCATAATCCATTTGAAAGATCTGTCCAGATATTGCGCCTGCGGCTTTAGAAATCAAGTAATCCGCCATTTGTGCTACTTCTTCAGGTTTTAAATAGTTTTTTAACGGGTGACGCTCTATCATATTTTCCTTCATCCGGTCATTTCTTAAAATGGAAGCTGATAATGGCGTTTCAGTAATTGTGGGCGCGATAGCATTAATACGAATTGCAGGAGCCAGTTCTGCACCTAAAGATTTTACAAGGCCTTCAACCGCACCTTTTGCCGCCGCAATACTGGCATGAAAAGGCATTCCTAATTTTACCGCAACAGTACTGAAAAGAACAATAGAGGGATTTGTTCCCTTTTTTAAGGCTGGCAAAAAGTGCTGAATTACTTTTACGG
This is a stretch of genomic DNA from Flavobacterium endoglycinae. It encodes these proteins:
- a CDS encoding SDR family NAD(P)-dependent oxidoreductase, with product MENIVVIGGSRGIGKAIVLQQLEKRQVYSMSRSISEISHPNLIQYSADILQDALPEIEKIDALIYCPGSINLKPISSLHIDDFRNDFEINVMGAVKVIQHFLPALKKGTNPSIVLFSTVAVKLGMPFHASIAAAKGAVEGLVKSLGAELAPAIRINAIAPTITETPLSASILRNDRMKENMIERHPLKNYLKPEEVAQMADYLISKAAGAISGQIFQMDYGLVSFKI
- a CDS encoding SDR family oxidoreductase — protein: MKILLTGATGYIGKRLLPLLLEKGYEVICCVRDKSRFYYPETPSTNIQIIEVDFLDQKSVDKIPDDIDAAYYLIHSMSGAVNYDELESIAANNFKEKINRTNARQIIYLSGIVNDKSLSKHLSSRKAVEEILKSGTTPATTLRAGIIVGSGSASFEIIRDLVYKLPVMITPKWLNTKCQPIAIADILEFLMKSLLNSKTYDESFDIGGPDILTYKQMLLQFAEVKKLKRYIFTLPVMTPKLSSYWLYFITSTSFKLASALVSSMKVEVICSDTRINTLLDVKPITYNQALQKALIKIDEDAVASSWKDSQISGQFKGSVGYYLKVPKKDCFIDRRKREITDRDAVIAKIWSIGGETGWYYADWLWILRGFIDKIFGGVGARRGRTNRQNIHVGDVLDFWRVVYADKKQGKLILYAEMKLPGEAWLEFKIFNNTLYQAATFRPKGLAGKLYWYAVLPFHGFIFNGMINQLINQEK